The proteins below come from a single Dehalococcoidia bacterium genomic window:
- a CDS encoding TldD/PmbA family protein: protein MSSIENARDVITEALKGQDADYIEIRLEERESSRIQYRGRELEDIGRSSSLGGNVRALVRGGWGFVSFNELNGLREKAATAVVQARLAGRRESKLADVKPVVDIVKADIKNDPREISLADKKKLLDEYNDIIWSTPKVQTSVLGYGDGRQKVIFASSGGSYIEQERVDITFRLMVVARDDGDVQQSSLSLGSKGDFSFMKTLHGQVKGTAGRAVELLAAPSVKGGEYTVVLDPVLAGVFVHEAFGHLSESDFVYENERMKDIMVLGRKFGGEHLNIVDGAAVPGLRGSYKYDDECVPATKTYLIKEGILTGRLHSRETAGVMNEQTTGNARAIDYHHPPIVRMTNTYIEPGKTTFDEMIADIKEGVYARNWYGGMTSMEMFTFSAGEAFMIRNGKVEELMRPVVLTGNVFTTLHNIDAICNDLDMNEGGGCGKGGQSPLPVSNGSPHIRMQKCLLGGK, encoded by the coding sequence TTGTCATCCATCGAAAATGCACGCGACGTAATCACGGAAGCGCTCAAAGGCCAGGACGCCGATTATATCGAAATCCGTCTCGAGGAGCGAGAGTCCAGCCGCATCCAGTACCGCGGCCGGGAGCTTGAAGACATAGGCCGCAGCTCCAGCCTGGGGGGCAACGTGCGCGCCCTGGTGCGCGGCGGGTGGGGCTTCGTCAGCTTCAACGAGTTGAACGGCCTGCGCGAGAAAGCGGCAACGGCGGTCGTACAGGCGCGCCTGGCGGGGCGCAGGGAAAGCAAGCTGGCCGACGTAAAGCCGGTCGTCGATATTGTTAAAGCCGATATCAAGAACGACCCGCGGGAGATTTCACTCGCCGATAAAAAGAAGTTGCTCGACGAGTATAACGATATAATCTGGAGTACCCCGAAAGTACAGACATCGGTTCTGGGATACGGCGACGGCAGGCAGAAGGTCATATTTGCCAGCTCCGGGGGCAGCTACATCGAGCAGGAAAGAGTTGACATAACTTTCAGGCTCATGGTCGTAGCCAGAGATGACGGGGACGTGCAGCAATCGTCTCTGAGCCTGGGCTCCAAAGGCGATTTCAGCTTCATGAAGACGCTGCACGGCCAGGTCAAAGGCACGGCGGGCAGGGCGGTGGAGCTGCTGGCCGCGCCCTCGGTCAAGGGCGGGGAGTACACGGTGGTGCTCGACCCGGTGCTGGCCGGCGTCTTCGTGCACGAGGCCTTCGGACACCTGTCCGAGTCCGACTTCGTCTATGAGAACGAGCGCATGAAGGACATCATGGTGCTTGGACGAAAATTCGGCGGGGAGCATCTCAACATCGTCGACGGCGCCGCGGTCCCGGGGCTGCGCGGCAGCTACAAGTACGACGACGAGTGCGTCCCGGCGACCAAGACATATCTGATAAAGGAAGGCATCCTAACCGGACGACTGCACTCGCGGGAGACGGCGGGAGTGATGAACGAGCAAACGACCGGCAACGCCCGCGCCATCGATTATCACCATCCGCCCATCGTTCGCATGACCAATACGTACATCGAGCCCGGTAAGACGACGTTCGATGAGATGATAGCCGATATCAAGGAGGGTGTGTACGCCCGGAACTGGTACGGCGGCATGACCAGCATGGAGATGTTCACCTTCTCCGCCGGAGAGGCCTTCATGATTCGCAACGGCAAAGTTGAAGAGCTGATGCGGCCGGTAGTGCTCACAGGGAACGTGTTTACGACATTACATAATATCGACGCCATATGCAACGACCTGGATATGAACGAGGGCGGAGGCTGCGGCAAGGGGGGACAGTCGCCCCTGCCCGTATCCAACGGCAGCCCGCACATCCGCATGCAGAAGTGCCTGCTAGGGGGGAAGTAA